Proteins from a single region of Deinococcus sp. Leaf326:
- a CDS encoding ParB/RepB/Spo0J family partition protein, which yields MTRKRPPRREGLAELLGGASALAHSPELTLQVADLRPGAAQPRQYFDEVALESLAQSIRTEGVLQPLLVRPVPDGYEIVAGERRWRAAQLAGLEEVPVIIRDLDERQARVAALMENLQRENLSLIDEVTAKLDLVASVLGLSRDEARGRLMQLLREEPSEDHQQLEQVFSSLGEQWGSYAKNKLHILNWPAPLLDALRSGLPRTLASVIVGAPEEHHAELIALAQGGASRAELMTAVDQLREKQRAPVEPSTSLAVRRLTSRRFMGALPDDEKKAVERWLARMPEVLRRQE from the coding sequence ATGACCCGCAAGCGTCCCCCCCGCCGTGAGGGCCTGGCCGAGTTGCTGGGTGGCGCGAGTGCGCTGGCCCACAGCCCCGAACTGACTCTACAGGTGGCCGATCTGCGCCCTGGGGCCGCACAGCCCCGGCAGTACTTCGATGAGGTGGCGCTGGAGAGCCTCGCCCAGAGCATTCGCACCGAGGGCGTGCTCCAGCCGCTGCTGGTGCGCCCGGTGCCAGACGGGTACGAGATCGTGGCCGGCGAGCGCCGCTGGCGGGCGGCCCAGCTCGCCGGCCTGGAGGAGGTACCAGTGATCATCCGGGACCTGGACGAGCGGCAGGCGAGAGTGGCTGCGCTGATGGAAAACCTGCAGCGCGAGAATCTCAGCCTGATCGACGAGGTGACCGCGAAGCTGGATCTGGTCGCCTCGGTGCTGGGCCTCTCCCGCGACGAGGCGCGCGGCCGCCTGATGCAGTTGCTCCGGGAAGAACCAAGCGAGGACCACCAGCAACTCGAGCAGGTGTTCTCCAGCCTGGGCGAGCAGTGGGGTAGCTATGCGAAAAACAAGCTCCACATTCTGAACTGGCCTGCTCCACTGCTCGACGCGCTGCGCTCCGGCCTGCCCCGCACGCTCGCCAGCGTGATCGTAGGGGCACCCGAGGAGCATCACGCCGAGCTGATCGCTCTGGCTCAGGGCGGCGCGTCGCGGGCGGAACTGATGACTGCAGTCGACCAGCTACGTGAGAAGCAGCGTGCTCCGGTTGAGCCCTCGACTTCGCTGGCCGTGCGGCGCCTGACTAGCCGCCGGTTCATGGGCGCTTTACCCGACGACGAAAAGAAGGCCGTGGAGCGTTGGCTTGCGCGGATGCCCGAGGTGCTCCGGCGTCAGGAGTAG